Part of the bacterium genome is shown below.
GCTGAATTTCTAGGTACCGGCACGCTCGTTGCCGTGGTTGTAGGTTCAGGAAATATGGCTACCAACTTGAGCAGCGACAGAGGAGTGAATCTTCTCATCAATGCAATTTCTACTGTGCTTGCTCTAGGAATTCTTATTTGGGTGCTTAGTCCTATTAGTGGCGCCCACTTTAATCCCGCGGTCTCTTTAAGCGAATGGACCCAAAAACGCCTTGGGAATCTAGATCTGCTGGCTTACGTACTTGCTCAGAGCGCCGGTGGAATTTTTGGCGCAATGCTGGCCAATCTCATGTTCAAGCATCCTGCGATTTATCTTTCTCACCACATTCGAACTGGATCCAATCTCTGGCTTGGAGAGGTCGTTGCCACAGCTGGGCTCCTCTTTCTTATACAGATGCTTCGTGGCCAGAATCGAATGAGTATGGCTCCGATAGTGCTCGCTACGTGGATTGGAAGTGCCTATTTCTTCACTTCCTCGACATCTTTTGCTAATCCTGCCGTCACTTTAGGCAGAGCCTTCTCGGATACATTTTCAGGAATAGCGTTTAAGTCCGTGCCCATGTTTATTGTGGCCCAAGTCGTCGGTGCCGCACTCGGAACAATTGGTGGCATGTACTTCTCAAAGCCA
Proteins encoded:
- a CDS encoding MIP/aquaporin family protein, with the translated sequence MDLRKYAAEFLGTGTLVAVVVGSGNMATNLSSDRGVNLLINAISTVLALGILIWVLSPISGAHFNPAVSLSEWTQKRLGNLDLLAYVLAQSAGGIFGAMLANLMFKHPAIYLSHHIRTGSNLWLGEVVATAGLLFLIQMLRGQNRMSMAPIVLATWIGSAYFFTSSTSFANPAVTLGRAFSDTFSGIAFKSVPMFIVAQVVGAALGTIGGMYFSKPTVVGADHESK